ACGGAGTTGTAAGGATTTCATTATTATCAGAGAAAAGTACAAAGTGCAGTTacaatttttctctctaccacaaCATGGCAACAACACCCATTAAATCTCCTattaaaaaccacgcaataTTATTCGGGTCGAGTCGGATCGTAGAACCGAATCAAACAAAGCTAGACTCCAAAAAGTCCAACAGGAGATAAGTCTCATAGAGCTGCTTAATTCCCTATATTACTTTATctgggtttgtaattttatcaGTAGGTTATAGTATAAGTATTTTTGCTTTGGCAGAGTTATGTCTTCTTTTATCAAAGTCAAAGTAACCTACAGACACGTGTAAAGTTGGACACTTAAAAGGACACATTTCCTAGAAGTACTAGTAACTTTTGACAATTTAAATGTACTTGAAACAAActtaaatattcttaaaaatccTTTCTTTAAATTGATAGGGAGCCCCTTCCCTCGCCACTCCTTACCCCGCACTTCCCACCTTAAAGTAGGCCTGTGCCAGGTATGCTGGAATGGCGAGGGATCAATTTAAAGAGGTGACCGGATTCTCGACTCCCTATTGGCACAGGGATGGGATTTTATTTGGGCAAGTGGAAGATATAGATTTCAGGGTTAGGGTTAAGGTCAAGATAGGGTCTTTGCAGTGCCAACCCAATAGCGTTTAGTCAAATTTATGTGGATGTTTAGAGTGCTTTTGAAACACGAGGTAAGTTATTATTACAAATTCAATTATAATTGACAACTGCCATGGAGTGGATGCTGTGGGATATTGGGTTGATAAGAAAGAGAGGAGCTTCATACACACAGACATATCTTTGTTACCATTACTCTTAAGGAAGTTTGCGCATATTTGCGCAAATGGGATTGAAGGAATTTTTCCGATTTTGAATGTGGTCACTACTTTCCTACTTTCTTGTCCTGATGAGTAAATGTTATTGAACTAGCAAAAATAATACTATCATTTTCCCCCTTCTCTCACAGGGATCTGTGATGACTATGGATAGATATGCAGCTGCTGAAAGTTTCTACAAACTTGCAATGGCATTTGCGCCCGTCCCAGATCTTCACATAATGTGGTTGCTACATTTATGTGATGCACATCAGGAAATGCAGTCTTGGGCTGAAGCTGCCCAGTGTGCTGTGGCTGTTGCTGGTGTTGTGATGCAGGTAGTAAACTGTTATTGGGGCTTGTGGTTCAACCACCCTCAGTCCTTATATGGAAAGTTGACCTTAGAAAATCTGCCTAACTATTTCCCCATTTTCTCACCTTGTACAGTGCAGAGCTGTAAAATTGACTTCGTGATTTGTTTACTGTTGCTTAAATATTAACTGCCTTTTGCTCATATGTCTAATTAAATTTACTGCAGGCCCTTGTGGCTAGAAATGATGGTGTTTGGAGCAAGGATCATGTAACTGCTCTTCGTAAAATTTGCCCAATGGTGAGCAATTCACATCAGAGGCTTCTGCTGCTGAGGTAGAGGGATATGGTGCTTCAAAGCTCACAGTTGATTCTGCAGTGAAGTACCTTCAGCTTGCTAATAAGCTTTTCTCTCAAGCTGAGCTCTATCACTTCTGTGCCTGCATTCTTGAGCTTGTACTTCCGGTTTATAAAAGCAGGAGGGCATACGGGCAGCTGGCTAAATGTCACACATTACTCACTACTATCTATGAGTCAATTCTTGAGTAGGAATCAAGCCCATTTCCATTCACAGATGCCACATATTATCGGGTGGGATCAGGGACGAACGCAGGATTTTAAGCccggggagggggggggggggggcgccggagataagcaaaatttttttttttcaaatatgcatctatatagtattaataaactatcaactgagacaaatacccaaaaattattgtttcttaatatattaagatacaatctactaacaaaaacaaaagatacgAAACACTATTGTTTCTTTATACAATCATCTATAAAAAGGGAACTCGACActctttcaaatcttcaaaatcatctacTATTGAATCCAAACTAAATGTCGAAACTATATCCTTTTCAATGTATAACATCAAAGAATCATTCAAAAAGTCATCTTCCATTTTGTTTCGAAGTTAGTTTTGACAAGTTTCACAGTTGAAAATGCTCGCTCTGTAGTAACAGTAGAAACTAGAAGAGTGAGCACAAGTCTCACCATTCTATAAATAAGTTTGTAGTGTTCTGAATTTCCAATTCTCACTAACCATTGAGACAACTCagataaacttttaaattttttgaactcTGGATCTTGGACTACATTATGCTCAAAATGATAAAGCTCCTTCTCCAACACttgtttttcataatttgtgAAATCTTGTGGATAGAAATTCTTTACCAACAAACAAAGATCACTAATTCTGAAAGATTTTAATGCCTCTCCAGGTTCTAAAGCTGAGCTAAGCCTAAGCAACTCCATTGCATCTTCATTAAACCGATAATTTAGTTCTTGTAGTTGAGAATCTAttgtagcataaaaaatatttacttgaTAATGATGCTCATTTGTAACATTATCTTGTTGATTACGAGCTCAACCTCGCCTCGCAACATAACGAGCATTCATATCCAGGACATCAATGCGATGCTTCTCATAAAATGATATCACAGTGGTGAGTAAGCCATCCTATCCatcatctctaaatttttggataagtgcTTTAGTAGATGAAACTAAATGCATGGTATTTAAAATGTCTTGAGATTGGCTTTGCAAAACTTGACAAAGTTTATCAGTGATCTCCATAGTTTCCTTCTCAAGATGCAAGAtgaaaacaaatacaaatgaAGTTAAACCTTCATAAGCTGACTCTCCTTCTGCCCGATTTTCTCCATCAATTGCACcatcaattatattttgtaaaacttcaacAGTTGAACTAAACATCCTTAATAAGCTAGAAACTGATCTAAAATGTGAACTCCAACGTGTTTCTCCAGGTCGTTGTAAAGTGCCAATTTGATTAAGTCCACTTCCAGTCTCAAGCTCTTCAAGATCAATCAAACGTGCTATTTCATTAGCATTGGCAACTTTCAATTGCTCATTGCGCTTACATGAAGCATTAACAATTTTGATCAGAAAAagcaatgtaagaaaaaaaatgactaatggGAACAACTTGTTTTGATGCTTTTACTAATGCCAATTGTAAGCGATGTGCAAAACAATGGATATAGTAAGCATATGGgcaatcattcaaaatcaaagcttgTAATCCATTCCACATACCTCGCATGTTGCTTGCTCCATCATATCCTTGCCCTcgaatattttgtatatctaaGTAATATTGAGATAACAAAGAATATATCCCCTTCTTTAGAGTCAAAGCTGTAGTGTCAACAACAtgaataagcccaaaaaagTGTTCTTTCATAAAGCCTTCTGCATCAACATATCTAAACACCATAGCCATTTGCTCTTTCATGGACTCATCACGAGCTTCATCAACCATTATGCAAAACTTTATATCACCAATTTCTTCCCGAATGGCCTTTTTCGCTTTGGCTAAGAAAACATGTAGAATTTCCTTTTGAATCCTAGGTGATGTGTAGGATGCATTTTTTGGAGCTTTTGCTATTATTTCAGCAATCTTCTCATTCCAAAAAGTCACAATACCCAATGATTCATGAAAGTTCCCACGATTTAATGAACTAAAACTTTCATCTCAACCTCTAAAAGCTATAGCTTGAAAGGCAAGATATCGCACAATAAAAATTGTGGCCTTTAGTTGCAACCGATTATTTACAATTTGTTCAGTAGTGAAATGATCAACTACCCTTTGCAAATGCTGCGATTGGTTCATCAAATCCTTACACATTTGCTCAGCAACTCTATGAGCTAAGTTAGGATATTTTCCTATATGAA
This genomic stretch from Quercus robur chromosome 4, dhQueRobu3.1, whole genome shotgun sequence harbors:
- the LOC126721308 gene encoding uncharacterized protein LOC126721308; translation: MVDEARDESMKEQMAMVFRYVDAEGFMKEHFFGLIHVVDTTALTLKKGIYSLLSQYYLDIQNIRGQGYDGASNMRVANANEIARLIDLEELETGSGLNQIGTLQRPGETRWSSHFRSVSSLLRMFSSTVEVLQNIIDGAIDGENRAEGESAYEDSQLQELNYRFNEDAMELLRLSSALEPGEALKSFRISDLCLLVKNFYPQDFTNYEKQVLEKELYHFEHNVVQDPEFKKFKSLSELSQWLVRIGNSEHYKLIYRMVRLVLTLLVSTVTTERAFSTVKLVKTNFETKWKMTF